A genome region from Candidatus Obscuribacterales bacterium includes the following:
- the cysC gene encoding adenylyl-sulfate kinase produces MAANQRGVTVWFTGLSGAGKTTIRMAVEEKLRAQNYALEILDGDIVRENLTKGLGFSKEDRDENIRRIGFVSHLLTRNGVIVLVSAISPYRDIRDEVRQKIGDFVEIFVNAPLEVCEDRDVKGLYKRARAGEIKQFTGIDDPYEAPLKPDIECRTDLETLEESTEKVLAGLKSLGYLN; encoded by the coding sequence ATGGCAGCAAATCAACGCGGGGTCACCGTTTGGTTTACGGGATTGAGCGGAGCCGGCAAAACGACGATTCGTATGGCGGTTGAGGAGAAGCTAAGAGCACAAAACTATGCCCTAGAAATTTTAGATGGGGATATTGTGCGCGAGAACCTCACCAAAGGGCTGGGCTTCAGCAAGGAAGACCGTGACGAAAACATCCGCCGTATTGGTTTTGTGTCCCATCTGCTCACGCGCAACGGTGTGATTGTTTTGGTCTCTGCCATCTCTCCCTACCGCGACATTCGTGATGAGGTTCGCCAAAAAATTGGTGATTTTGTAGAGATTTTTGTGAATGCTCCCCTCGAAGTTTGCGAAGATCGCGACGTGAAGGGACTGTATAAGCGGGCCCGTGCTGGCGAAATTAAGCAGTTCACGGGGATTGATGATCCCTATGAAGCTCCTCTCAAGCCAGATATTGAATGCCGTACGGATCTGGAAACCCTGGAGGAAAGCACCGAGAAGGTGCTAGCTGGGCTAAAATCCCTCGGCTATTTGAACTAG